In Streptomyces sp. NBC_01707, a genomic segment contains:
- a CDS encoding VOC family protein: protein MIAELQCVVLDCPDPVRLAEFYRSVVGGRVNEPDRRWGLDENWATLHTDAGLVLAFQRAADHRPPQWPDPARPQQFHLDFGVPDLDAAQAEVVAAGASVLDDGSTDGAGETDPERAERPWRIYADPAGHPFCLVLHRAEQP, encoded by the coding sequence ATGATCGCCGAACTTCAGTGCGTGGTGCTCGACTGTCCCGACCCCGTACGTCTCGCCGAGTTCTACCGCTCGGTCGTGGGCGGCCGGGTCAACGAGCCGGACCGGCGGTGGGGGCTCGACGAGAACTGGGCGACGCTGCACACCGACGCCGGTCTCGTCCTGGCCTTCCAGCGGGCGGCGGATCATCGGCCGCCGCAGTGGCCGGACCCGGCCCGGCCCCAGCAGTTCCATCTGGACTTCGGTGTGCCGGACCTGGACGCGGCGCAGGCGGAGGTCGTCGCTGCCGGCGCTTCCGTGCTCGACGACGGGAGCACGGACGGGGCCGGGGAGACGGACCCGGAGCGGGCCGAGCGGCCGTGGCGGATCTATGCCGATCCGGCGGGGCATCCGTTCTGCCTGGTCCTGCACCGGGCGGAGCAGCCGTAG
- a CDS encoding inositol monophosphatase family protein, with protein MFDDFLAGDLTEVEEAVRAAAAAEIMPRYRQLAAHEIVEKSGPHDLVTTADRLAEEHLTASLTRLLPGSVVVGEESVHADPKVYDALGGEAPVWIVDPVDGTRQFVRGEPGFCTLVALAHHGELLASWTYAAALDEMAVAVRGRGATLNGVPVHSGSPAPGAVLEVAMSHPDYTSDAQKRALLGLRTEGINARPCGSAGLEYLAVARGDQDAVAFNWEFAWDHAAGLLLVTEAGGAQATLSGAPFRIIGGNALPFTAARDEATAERILEALRAGG; from the coding sequence ATGTTCGATGACTTCCTTGCCGGGGACCTGACCGAGGTCGAGGAGGCGGTCCGCGCAGCGGCCGCCGCCGAGATCATGCCGCGCTACCGGCAGCTCGCCGCACACGAGATCGTCGAGAAGAGCGGTCCGCACGACCTCGTCACCACCGCCGACCGCCTTGCCGAGGAACACCTCACCGCGTCCCTGACCCGGCTCCTGCCCGGCTCGGTGGTCGTCGGTGAGGAGTCGGTCCACGCCGATCCGAAGGTGTACGACGCCCTGGGCGGCGAGGCACCGGTCTGGATCGTCGACCCGGTCGACGGCACCCGCCAGTTCGTCCGGGGCGAACCCGGCTTCTGCACGCTCGTCGCCCTCGCCCACCACGGCGAACTCCTCGCCTCGTGGACGTACGCCGCTGCCCTGGACGAGATGGCGGTCGCGGTCCGCGGCCGGGGCGCCACGCTGAACGGCGTCCCCGTACATTCCGGATCACCCGCGCCGGGCGCCGTGCTCGAGGTGGCCATGTCACACCCCGACTACACCTCCGACGCCCAGAAGCGAGCCCTGCTCGGCCTGCGGACCGAGGGCATCAACGCGCGCCCGTGCGGCTCGGCGGGCCTCGAATACCTGGCCGTCGCCCGCGGCGACCAGGACGCGGTCGCCTTCAACTGGGAGTTCGCCTGGGACCACGCGGCGGGCCTGCTCCTGGTCACCGAGGCGGGCGGCGCCCAGGCCACGCTCTCGGGCGCCCCGTTCCGCATCATCGGCGGCAACGCCCTGCCCTTCACCGCCGCCCGTGACGAGGCGACGGCTGAACGGATCCTGGAGGCACTGCGCGCCGGAGGGTGA
- a CDS encoding gamma-glutamyltransferase family protein: MFTTRPTLQGTFGMVSSTHWLASQSAMAVLEDGGNAYDAAVAAGFVLHVVEPHLNGPAGEVPMILATSDGDVQVLCGQGPAPAGATVAHYRSLGLDLVPGTGPLAAAVPGAFDAWMLLLRDHGTKSVAEVLRYAIGYAEDGHAPVERIGQTVETVRELFETEWQSSADVYLPGGKSPKPGELFRNPALAATWRRLIAEAEKTGGDDRAAQIDAARKIWSEGFIAEALVRQAARPTMDTSGNRHTGTLTAADLAGWSASYEAPATYDWNGWTLAKAGGWSQGPAFLQQLALLPAELPQYGSTEYVHLLIEGCKLAMADREAWYGDAADVPLDVLLSDSYNAERRALITDEASRELRPGSPGGRTPVLSEHAHAVASGEGGFDAMGIPAAGVGEPTVAKDGAAAGEPTVAEDGTTRGDTCHVDVVDRWGNMVSATPSGGWLQSNPVVPELGFPLGTRLQMAWLDEGLPNSLTPGRRPRTTLTPSLALRDGVPVMAFGTPGGDQQDQWQVHFFLAVALRAEVRGGLDLQGAIDAPNWHNDSFPGSFFPRGMRPGSVTVEERMAPEVVEELRRRGHDVTVGDPWSEGRMCAVARDPETGVLSAAANPRGMQGYAVGR; encoded by the coding sequence GTGTTCACCACCCGGCCGACCCTTCAGGGCACCTTCGGCATGGTGTCCTCCACCCACTGGCTCGCCTCGCAGTCCGCGATGGCCGTCCTGGAGGACGGCGGCAACGCCTATGACGCCGCCGTCGCCGCCGGATTCGTCCTGCACGTCGTCGAACCGCACCTCAACGGCCCGGCCGGTGAGGTGCCGATGATCCTGGCGACGAGCGACGGCGACGTGCAGGTCCTCTGCGGCCAGGGCCCGGCCCCCGCGGGGGCCACCGTCGCCCACTACCGCTCCCTCGGTCTGGACCTCGTCCCCGGTACCGGGCCCCTCGCCGCCGCGGTCCCCGGTGCGTTCGACGCCTGGATGCTGCTGCTGCGCGACCACGGCACCAAGTCCGTCGCCGAGGTTCTGCGGTACGCGATCGGCTACGCGGAGGACGGTCACGCACCCGTCGAGCGGATAGGCCAGACGGTCGAGACCGTCCGTGAACTCTTCGAGACCGAGTGGCAGTCCTCCGCCGACGTCTACCTCCCCGGCGGCAAGTCCCCCAAGCCGGGCGAGCTGTTCCGCAATCCCGCCCTTGCCGCGACCTGGCGCCGTCTGATCGCCGAGGCCGAGAAGACCGGCGGCGACGACCGCGCCGCCCAGATCGACGCCGCACGGAAGATCTGGAGCGAGGGCTTCATCGCCGAAGCCCTGGTCCGCCAGGCCGCCCGCCCCACCATGGACACCAGCGGCAACCGCCACACCGGCACCCTGACCGCCGCCGACCTGGCCGGCTGGTCCGCGTCGTACGAGGCGCCCGCCACGTACGACTGGAACGGCTGGACGCTCGCCAAGGCCGGCGGCTGGAGCCAGGGGCCCGCCTTCCTCCAGCAGCTCGCCCTGCTCCCCGCCGAGCTCCCGCAGTACGGCTCCACGGAGTACGTACACCTGCTCATCGAGGGCTGCAAGCTCGCCATGGCCGACCGTGAGGCCTGGTACGGCGACGCCGCCGACGTGCCCCTCGACGTGCTGCTCTCGGATTCCTACAACGCCGAGCGGCGCGCACTGATCACCGACGAGGCGTCGCGCGAGCTGCGCCCCGGCAGCCCTGGCGGCCGCACCCCCGTACTCAGCGAGCACGCGCACGCCGTCGCCTCCGGCGAGGGCGGGTTCGACGCCATGGGCATCCCGGCGGCGGGCGTCGGCGAGCCGACCGTCGCGAAGGACGGCGCCGCTGCCGGAGAGCCGACCGTCGCCGAGGACGGTACGACCCGTGGCGACACCTGCCACGTCGACGTCGTCGACCGCTGGGGCAACATGGTCTCCGCCACCCCCAGCGGCGGCTGGCTCCAGTCCAACCCGGTCGTGCCCGAGCTCGGCTTCCCGCTCGGCACCCGCCTCCAGATGGCCTGGCTCGACGAGGGTCTGCCGAACTCCCTCACGCCCGGCCGCCGCCCCCGCACCACCCTCACCCCGTCCCTCGCGCTGCGCGACGGCGTCCCGGTGATGGCGTTCGGGACGCCCGGCGGCGACCAGCAGGACCAGTGGCAGGTCCACTTCTTCCTCGCCGTCGCGCTGCGCGCCGAGGTCCGCGGCGGGCTCGACCTCCAGGGCGCCATCGACGCCCCGAACTGGCACAACGACAGTTTCCCCGGCTCGTTCTTCCCGCGCGGCATGCGGCCGGGCAGCGTCACCGTCGAGGAGCGCATGGCCCCGGAGGTAGTCGAGGAGCTGCGGCGCCGCGGCCATGACGTCACGGTCGGCGATCCGTGGTCCGAGGGCCGGATGTGCGCCGTCGCCCGCGACCCGGAGACCGGGGTGCTGTCCGCCGCCGCGAACCCGCGCGGCATGCAGGGGTACGCAGTAGGCCGCTGA
- a CDS encoding ABC transporter ATP-binding protein, translating into MERHFDASGGGTVRAVDGVSITIGRGEVVGLVGESGSGKSTVGRCAVRLDEPTGGTVRINGTDVTHLSRRAVRPLRKDFHLVFQDPSSSLDPRMTIGQIIAEPIKLHRQARGEEVRARVEQLLAQVGLRPEHADRHPHELSGGQRQRISIARALSCDPDLVVADEPTSALDVSVQASVLNLLADLQRDRGFGCLFITHDLAAVEFLADRIAVMYLGQIVEQAPTAELFASPKHPYTQALLSAAPVPDPVEQRSRERIVLHGDLPSPLDPPAGCRFHTRCPLATDRCRNEVPVLRELPGGRQVSCHLVGEDGTAPDAAS; encoded by the coding sequence ATGGAAAGGCATTTCGACGCCTCGGGCGGTGGCACCGTCCGCGCCGTCGACGGCGTCTCGATCACCATCGGCCGCGGCGAGGTCGTCGGCCTCGTCGGCGAGTCCGGCAGTGGCAAGTCGACCGTCGGCCGCTGCGCCGTACGCCTCGACGAACCGACCGGTGGCACCGTCCGCATCAACGGCACGGACGTCACCCACCTCTCGCGCCGCGCCGTGCGCCCCCTGCGCAAGGACTTCCACCTGGTCTTCCAGGACCCGTCGTCCTCGCTCGACCCGCGCATGACCATCGGCCAGATCATCGCCGAACCGATCAAGCTGCACCGCCAGGCCCGGGGCGAGGAGGTGCGCGCCCGGGTCGAGCAGCTCCTCGCCCAGGTCGGACTGCGCCCCGAGCACGCCGACCGGCATCCGCACGAGCTCTCCGGCGGCCAGCGTCAGCGCATCTCCATCGCCCGTGCGCTCTCCTGCGACCCCGATCTGGTCGTCGCCGACGAACCGACTTCCGCGCTCGACGTCTCCGTACAGGCGTCCGTCCTCAATCTGCTGGCCGACCTGCAGCGCGACCGCGGGTTCGGCTGCCTGTTCATCACCCACGACCTGGCCGCCGTCGAGTTCCTCGCCGACCGGATCGCCGTGATGTACCTCGGGCAGATCGTCGAGCAGGCCCCGACGGCCGAACTGTTCGCCTCCCCGAAGCACCCCTACACCCAGGCGCTGCTCTCCGCCGCGCCCGTCCCCGACCCGGTCGAGCAGCGCTCCCGCGAACGCATCGTGCTCCACGGCGACCTGCCCAGCCCGCTCGATCCCCCGGCAGGCTGCCGCTTCCACACCCGCTGCCCGCTCGCCACCGACCGCTGCCGCAACGAGGTGCCGGTCCTGCGCGAGCTGCCCGGCGGCCGGCAGGTCTCCTGTCACCTCGTCGGGGAGGACGGGACCGCCCCGGACGCGGCCTCCTGA
- a CDS encoding ABC transporter ATP-binding protein, which yields MTETVLEPVREPVREPVLSVRDLSVSFRSDTRTVHAVDGVSYDLAPGEVLAVVGESGCGKSVTSMAVMGLLPPTAHIGGSIRLGGRELVGAHEKELQKVRGKDIAMIFQEPMTSLNPVLTIGRQIGEVLRRHQGLSRKDARTRAVELLELVGIPAPQRRVDEYPHQLSGGMRQRVMIAIAVACDPSVLIADEPTTALDVTVQAGILEVLQSLRERLGTAIVLVTHDLGVVADAADRVLVMYAGRSVEQAPVHDLFGTARHPYTRGLLGAVLRPGGEGKRRLPEIPGLVPSLDSQPDACTFAPRCSRADDTCTGGRPGFKAIDPKAGADALHRAACWHPYGADAADTTPADTTPAPDTTDTLDQEAGE from the coding sequence ATGACCGAGACCGTCCTCGAACCCGTACGGGAACCGGTGCGTGAGCCGGTCCTGAGCGTCCGCGACCTGTCGGTGTCGTTCCGCTCCGACACCCGGACCGTGCACGCCGTCGACGGTGTCTCCTACGACCTCGCCCCCGGCGAAGTCCTCGCCGTGGTGGGGGAGTCGGGGTGCGGCAAGTCCGTCACCTCCATGGCCGTGATGGGCCTGCTCCCGCCGACCGCGCACATCGGCGGTTCCATCAGGCTCGGCGGCCGGGAACTGGTCGGCGCCCACGAGAAGGAGCTCCAGAAGGTCCGCGGCAAGGACATCGCGATGATCTTCCAGGAGCCGATGACCTCCCTCAACCCGGTCCTCACCATCGGCCGGCAGATCGGCGAAGTGCTGCGCAGGCACCAGGGGCTGAGCAGGAAGGACGCCAGGACGAGGGCCGTCGAACTCCTCGAACTGGTCGGCATCCCGGCCCCGCAGCGCCGTGTCGACGAGTACCCGCACCAGCTCTCCGGTGGCATGCGGCAGCGCGTGATGATCGCGATCGCCGTCGCCTGCGACCCGTCCGTACTCATCGCGGACGAGCCGACCACCGCACTCGACGTCACCGTGCAGGCCGGCATCCTCGAAGTCCTCCAGTCGCTGCGCGAACGGCTGGGCACGGCGATCGTCCTGGTCACCCACGACCTCGGCGTGGTGGCGGACGCCGCCGACCGGGTGCTGGTGATGTACGCCGGACGCTCCGTCGAACAGGCACCGGTCCACGACCTGTTCGGCACCGCGCGGCACCCGTACACCCGAGGTCTGCTCGGCGCCGTCCTGCGGCCCGGCGGCGAGGGCAAGCGGCGGCTGCCCGAGATCCCCGGCCTGGTGCCGAGCCTCGACAGCCAGCCGGACGCCTGCACCTTCGCCCCGCGGTGCAGCCGCGCCGACGACACCTGCACCGGTGGCCGTCCCGGCTTCAAGGCCATCGACCCGAAGGCGGGCGCGGACGCCCTCCACCGGGCGGCCTGCTGGCACCCCTACGGCGCCGACGCCGCGGACACCACCCCCGCGGACACCACCCCCGCACCCGACACGACCGACACACTTGACCAGGAGGCCGGAGAGTGA
- a CDS encoding ABC transporter permease, translating into MTTATTALPTTPEATRKRPSSGRLRALRKNRLALTGGIIAAVFVLAALLAPLIAPYDPAQPNFGNVLAEPSWAHWLGTDDLGRDQLSRIVYGARASMQVGLVAVVLAFVIGVPLGLVGGYYGRFADSTISRLTDTMLAFPFLVLAVGLAAILGPSLTNATIAIGISQIPAVIRITRAETLRLKHVDYVAAAIANGGGDGTVLFRHILPNATSALIVQATVGIPAAIIGEALLSFLGLGVQPPAPSLGVMLSGAQSFLAPAPWLAVFPGLAIVAATLAFNLLGDGLRDVLDPRGGTR; encoded by the coding sequence GTGACCACCGCGACCACAGCGCTCCCCACCACCCCAGAGGCCACCAGGAAGCGGCCGAGCAGCGGCCGGCTCCGCGCCCTGCGCAAGAACCGGCTCGCCCTCACCGGCGGCATCATCGCCGCCGTCTTCGTCCTCGCCGCGCTCCTCGCGCCACTGATCGCCCCGTACGACCCCGCCCAGCCGAACTTCGGGAACGTACTCGCCGAACCCAGCTGGGCCCACTGGCTGGGCACCGACGACCTCGGACGCGACCAGCTCTCCCGCATCGTGTACGGGGCACGTGCCTCCATGCAGGTCGGCCTCGTCGCCGTCGTGCTGGCCTTCGTCATCGGCGTTCCCCTCGGCCTGGTCGGCGGCTACTACGGCCGGTTCGCGGACAGCACCATCTCCCGGCTCACCGACACCATGCTGGCGTTCCCGTTCCTGGTGCTCGCCGTCGGCCTGGCCGCGATCCTCGGCCCGTCGCTGACCAACGCCACCATCGCCATCGGCATCTCGCAGATCCCCGCAGTCATCCGCATCACCCGGGCCGAGACCCTGCGGCTCAAGCACGTCGACTACGTCGCCGCGGCCATCGCCAACGGCGGTGGCGACGGCACCGTGCTCTTCCGGCACATCCTGCCCAACGCCACCTCGGCACTCATCGTGCAGGCGACCGTCGGCATCCCCGCCGCGATCATCGGCGAGGCGCTGCTCAGCTTCCTCGGCCTCGGCGTCCAGCCGCCCGCCCCGTCGCTCGGCGTGATGCTCTCCGGTGCCCAGTCCTTCCTGGCGCCCGCCCCCTGGCTCGCCGTCTTCCCCGGCCTGGCGATCGTCGCGGCGACGCTGGCCTTCAACCTGCTCGGCGACGGACTGCGTGACGTCCTCGACCCCCGCGGAGGCACCCGATGA
- a CDS encoding ABC transporter permease: MTKYLLTRLRQSLITLFLVSIVVFAGIRALPGDPALALAGEERSPQALAAIREAYGLNDNIVVQYGRFIGHALTGDLGTSSRTGLPVADAIGQALPVTLELAALSLLLAVVLGIGAGVVAAVRRGKPEEWLANVIALIGLSVPTFWLGIVLVLGFAIAVPVFAASGYVPFGTDPIDNLRRMVLPAIVLGSGLAAVVMRQTRAAMLDSLSADYVRTARAKGLSKRSVVGGHALRNSLVTVVTVLGLQLGHLISGAVVTEQIFVLPGFGKLTIDAVFTRDYATLQAVVLCTSAAYILINLLVDVVYSVIDPRIRLGGAR, encoded by the coding sequence ATGACGAAATACCTGCTGACGCGCCTTCGTCAGTCACTCATCACGCTCTTCCTCGTCTCCATCGTGGTGTTCGCCGGAATCCGGGCCCTGCCCGGCGACCCGGCGCTCGCCCTCGCCGGCGAGGAACGCAGCCCCCAGGCACTCGCCGCGATCCGCGAGGCGTACGGGCTCAACGACAACATCGTCGTGCAGTACGGGCGGTTCATCGGCCACGCCCTCACCGGCGACCTCGGCACCTCCTCCCGTACCGGACTCCCGGTCGCCGACGCGATCGGCCAGGCCCTGCCCGTCACCCTCGAGTTGGCGGCGCTCTCCCTGCTGCTCGCGGTCGTCCTCGGTATCGGCGCCGGAGTCGTCGCCGCCGTGCGGCGCGGCAAGCCGGAGGAATGGCTCGCCAACGTCATCGCGCTGATCGGCCTCTCCGTCCCGACCTTCTGGCTCGGCATCGTGCTGGTCCTCGGATTCGCCATCGCCGTCCCGGTGTTCGCCGCCTCCGGGTACGTACCGTTCGGCACCGACCCGATCGACAACCTGCGCCGCATGGTGCTGCCCGCGATCGTCCTCGGCTCCGGACTCGCCGCCGTCGTGATGCGGCAGACCCGGGCCGCGATGCTCGACTCGCTCTCCGCCGACTACGTCCGTACCGCCCGTGCGAAGGGGCTGTCGAAGCGGTCCGTCGTCGGCGGGCACGCGTTGCGCAACTCGCTCGTCACCGTTGTGACCGTCCTGGGTCTCCAGCTCGGCCACCTGATCTCCGGCGCCGTCGTCACCGAGCAGATCTTCGTCCTGCCCGGCTTCGGCAAGCTCACCATCGACGCCGTCTTCACCCGCGACTACGCGACACTCCAGGCCGTGGTGCTCTGCACCTCCGCCGCGTACATCCTCATCAATCTGCTGGTCGACGTGGTCTATTCGGTCATCGACCCGCGCATCCGGCTCGGAGGTGCCCGGTGA
- a CDS encoding ABC transporter substrate-binding protein — protein MRRKAVALVAVALVSLTSGCASLQSSATEVGGVRKTDERSVRDGGTLTVALNSDPDKLDPSLAQTLVGRTVFAGMCEKLYDIDEDGAVVPQLAAALPATSADGRTVTVRLRHDLKFSDGTRLDADAVVTSLVRHRDLPGSARGTELAPVKSVRATGPYTVRMELDHPYVPLTGVLADRAGMVMSPTALKKYGKNFTNHPSCVGPFRFVERVGGDRIVLKKDPNYYDADKVHLDGVVYKPIPDGNVRLANLRSGDLQVGDQMGPIDVQSALTEPKLQLFNSPSLGYQGIGLNVGNVNGLGKKPGKLDTPIARDVRVREAFELAIDRETLNKVVFQGMYEPACSPISPQSAIAPGVKPQDCPRRDVAKAKKLLKEAGVKTPVKIELKTSTTPEQGRVGQVLQAMVKEAGFDLSLRPTEYATMLSETDAGHYDVFTSGWSGRLDPDGNVSNFLKTAGAMNAYGLGDPEIDRLIDEGRAVADPARRTKIYNELTRRVQDAHTMIYLYRQKNYVVATKSVAGIRVYGDGLVRVKTAGYTR, from the coding sequence GTGCGCCGAAAAGCGGTTGCCCTGGTGGCAGTTGCATTGGTGTCCCTCACCTCGGGCTGCGCGTCGTTGCAGTCCTCGGCGACCGAGGTCGGCGGTGTACGGAAAACCGATGAACGGTCCGTACGCGACGGCGGGACACTCACTGTCGCTCTCAACTCCGACCCGGACAAACTCGACCCCTCCCTGGCGCAGACCCTCGTCGGCCGGACGGTCTTCGCGGGCATGTGCGAGAAGCTCTACGACATCGACGAGGACGGTGCGGTCGTACCGCAGCTCGCCGCCGCACTGCCCGCCACCTCGGCCGACGGTCGCACCGTCACCGTCCGGCTGCGGCACGACCTGAAATTCAGCGACGGCACGAGGCTCGACGCCGACGCCGTCGTCACCTCGCTGGTGCGCCACCGCGATCTGCCCGGATCCGCGCGCGGCACCGAACTCGCCCCGGTCAAGTCCGTCCGGGCCACCGGCCCGTACACCGTGCGGATGGAACTCGACCACCCGTACGTCCCGCTCACCGGTGTGCTCGCCGACCGGGCCGGGATGGTGATGTCACCGACCGCGCTCAAGAAGTACGGGAAGAACTTCACGAACCACCCGTCCTGCGTCGGGCCGTTCCGGTTCGTCGAGCGGGTCGGCGGCGACCGGATCGTGCTGAAGAAGGACCCCAACTACTACGACGCGGACAAGGTCCACCTCGACGGGGTCGTCTACAAGCCGATCCCCGACGGCAACGTCCGGCTCGCCAACCTGCGCTCCGGCGACCTCCAGGTCGGCGACCAGATGGGCCCCATCGACGTCCAGAGCGCGTTGACCGAGCCCAAGCTCCAGCTCTTCAACTCACCGTCGCTCGGCTACCAGGGCATCGGACTCAACGTCGGCAACGTGAACGGCCTCGGCAAGAAGCCGGGCAAGCTCGACACCCCGATAGCCCGGGACGTCCGGGTCCGCGAGGCGTTCGAGCTCGCCATCGACCGCGAGACGCTCAACAAGGTCGTCTTCCAGGGCATGTACGAGCCGGCCTGCAGCCCGATCTCCCCGCAGTCCGCCATCGCCCCCGGCGTCAAGCCGCAGGACTGTCCGAGGCGTGATGTCGCCAAGGCGAAGAAGCTGCTGAAGGAGGCCGGGGTGAAGACCCCGGTGAAGATCGAGCTGAAGACCTCCACCACCCCCGAACAGGGGCGCGTCGGGCAGGTGCTCCAGGCCATGGTCAAGGAGGCCGGCTTCGACCTCTCCCTGCGGCCCACCGAGTACGCCACCATGCTCTCGGAGACCGACGCCGGGCACTACGACGTCTTCACGAGCGGCTGGTCAGGCCGGCTCGACCCGGACGGCAACGTCTCCAACTTCCTCAAGACAGCAGGCGCCATGAACGCCTACGGCCTCGGCGACCCCGAGATCGACCGGCTGATCGACGAGGGTCGCGCCGTCGCCGACCCGGCCCGGCGCACCAAGATCTACAACGAGCTGACCCGGCGCGTTCAGGACGCCCACACGATGATCTACCTCTACCGGCAGAAGAACTACGTCGTCGCCACCAAGTCCGTCGCGGGCATCCGCGTCTACGGCGACGGTCTGGTCCGGGTCAAGACTGCGGGGTACACCCGATGA